A section of the Oncorhynchus nerka isolate Pitt River linkage group LG3, Oner_Uvic_2.0, whole genome shotgun sequence genome encodes:
- the LOC115114792 gene encoding sialoadhesin-like, with translation MLLVIGLDRMLLLCTVIFGFWRDTHAVSPVPSIPNRVPALVGSCVVIPCSFTLSASPSALGRQGRVVGVRLRYKTSHISILQSTAFSTDDKSTVNREFLGRTSLRGNTDDGDCSVMIDRVHLADSNVYELALKGHGQNDWGNARRVNIVVSESPELPVISGVGAATEGQMVSLNCSISYSCPSQAPTLQWRWERGAQEKSSEYGELQVLQPQGQGPTLRTSLTFIASYRIKSRMRCEAVYPGGRRVYTVKELHVTCNPSKDITVQAHTLTVQEGLNVLLACSCKADPPVTEYRWSYTQHGLTVDLHHRTHTVRVYNVTRDMRVRCTAQNLIGRAESKSTSLNIQYKPVILQLSSYCVVKGLEVLCRCSVDSNPRPGVTWSVNGSVPPYSYNTSVGSENGTLTAMLRGHMDTPLRIVCFAINALGNDSHTLLQAEDGSLMWKVIPAVCISLATFLLSLLLLFCCRKSSGKRVLTCRPPVYPGDMGIYQDQMPLYINCTEVNNIYTNGSYQLVYQNCTPLFVRTKQTHPMGRRGGERRGGERRGGERRGGERRGGERRGGESQGGTVDRGTRDRQSPAYNDNNTETAIYLEII, from the exons ATGCTTCTAGTCATTGGTCTGGACAGAATGCTCCTGCTGTGTACTGTGATCTTTG GCTTCTGGAGGGACACCCATGCTGTGTCCCCCGTGCCCTCCATTCCAAACCGTGTCCCTGCCTTGGTAGGCTCTTGCGTGGTCATCCCCTGCTCCTTCACTCTTTCAGCCTCTCCTTCCGCCCTGGGCAGGCAGGGGAGAGTGGTGGGCGTGAGGTTGCGCTACAAGACTAGTCACATCTCCATCCTGCAGAGTACAGCTTTCAGTACGGACGACAAATCCACAGTCAACAGGGAGTTCCTGGGCCGGACATCCCTACGGGGAAACACGGACGATGGAGACTGCTCTGTAATGATTGACAGGGTCCACCTGGCTGACTCCAATGTTTATGAGCTGGCGTTGAAGGGCCATGGACAGAATGACTGGGGGAATGCGAGGAGGGTCAACATCGTTGTGTCAG AGTCCCCAGAGCTCCCAGTGATCAGCGGTGTGGGGGCAGCAACAGAAGGACAGATGGTGTCACTAAACTGCAGCATCAGTTACTCCTGTCCCTCCCAGGCCCCCACCCTCCAGTGGCGGTGGGAGAGAGGAGCTCAGGAGAAAAGCAGCGAGTACGGGGAGCTGCAGGTACTCCAGCCCCAGGGCCAGGGGCCTACACTACGGACCTCTCTCACCTTTATCGCATCGTATCGCATCAAATCCAGAATGAGGTGTGAGGCAGTATATCCAGGAGGAAGAAGAGTATACACCGTAAAGGAGCTCCATGTGACATGTAA TCCCTCCAAAGATATCACAGTCCAGGCCCATACCTTGACTGTCCAGGAGGGGTTGAATGTGTTACTGGCCTGCTCCTGTAAAGCTGACCCGCCTGTGACAGAGTACAGGTGGTCATACACCCAACATGGGCTAACTGTAGACCTTCACCATCGCACACACACAGTCCGGGTGTACAATGTGACCCGAGACATGAGGGTCCGCTGCACAGCCCAGAACCTAATTGGACGGGCAGAGTCCAAATCGACTTCCTTAAACATTCAAT ACAAGCCTGTCATCCTCCAACTCTCCTCCTACTGTGTTGTGAAGGGGTTGGAGGTTCTGTGTCGCTGTTCTGTGGACTCCAACCCCCGGCCAGGCGTAACCTGGAGTGTCAACGGTAGTGTTCCACCATACAGTTACAACACATCAGTAGGCTCAGAGAACGGTACACTAACAGCCATGCTGAGGGGCCACATGGACACTCCACTGAGGATAGTCTGCTTCGCCATTAATGCACTGGGCAACGACTCCCACACACTGCTTCAGGCAGAGGACG GTTCTCTGATGTGGAAAGTGATACCTGCAGTATGCATCTCTTTGgccaccttcctcctctctctacttctcctgtTCTGCTGTCGAAAGAGTTCAGGAAA ACGTGTGCTGACCTGCAGACCTCCGGTGTATCCTGGGGACATGGGTATCTACCAGGATCAGATGCCCCTCTACATCAACTGCACTGAGGTCAACAACATCTACACCAATGGCAGTTACCAGCTGGTTTACCAGAACTGCACCCCTCTTTTCGTCCGGACCAAACAG ACACATCCTATGGGGAGGCGAGGTGGGGAGAgacgaggtggagagaggagagggggagagagaagaggaggtgagagacgaggaggggagagaagagggggagagagtcaaGGGGGCACAGTGGACAGAGGAACAAGAGACAGACAAAGCCCCGCCTACAATGACAATAACACTGAAACAGCTATCTACTTGGAGATCATCTGA